CCAGTATCTGATCCTTCCCTATTCTTTGCTCCACCACCCGGCATGGCGACGCCTTTCAGGCAGCGCAAAATCGGTCTTCTTGGAGCTTCGCAGCCGCTTTAATGGCTCCAACAATGGGCAATTGCGACTTTCCCTTGGTGAAGGGGCGAAGCTCTTGGGCATGTCGAAAACCACGATTGATCGTAAGTTTGATGAGCTGGAAGAGGCCGGTTTTATCGTCAAAACCAAACAAGGAAACTGGTATGGCCGCAAAGCACACGAATGGGCATCGACAGATATTCCTTGCAACGGCTATCCAGCGACCAGAGACTGGCAGAATAGATGGAAGGAAAAACCGCTCTAAAAACAGAAAGCGGTACTTAAACGGCACCTAATGAAGCCAGAATGGTTTCAGGCCAATACCGCAATTTTATTTTCGCTCCCAATATGTCCCGCTGAAGTACTCGTCACCAACAAAGCCTCCCACGTGATCGGTACTCCAGCAGCACACTTATAATAGCCATGTGAGAAGGGAATTATTGGGAACGGATCGTACAGGTGTCTGATCATATAAGTGGCATACAGAGGGGGGGGCATCAAATTTTCAGGGCCCATCAGTTCGCGGACCGGCGGGGTAGTCACGTTTTTATGAGGCCGGAATTCAAAAGTAAAAACCCGTTGAGGCATCAGAAAGCGGAGGGTACTGGGGCGGGAAGCAGTAGTTCGCTGCACCC
Above is a genomic segment from Cohaesibacter intestini containing:
- a CDS encoding helix-turn-helix domain-containing protein translates to MGNRKHKQNGRSKSEGQYLILPYSLLHHPAWRRLSGSAKSVFLELRSRFNGSNNGQLRLSLGEGAKLLGMSKTTIDRKFDELEEAGFIVKTKQGNWYGRKAHEWASTDIPCNGYPATRDWQNRWKEKPL